A window from Candidatus Eisenbacteria bacterium encodes these proteins:
- a CDS encoding c-type cytochrome codes for MTNEHPHGPAPHGHDDDPHGESLSNVLAIAQFLVTAVVLVVVAGLAYVAGRHSGGGHGEGNAPAPAAAAANVSALLDPTPELIAEGKALYGVNCASCHGNTGTGDGPAAAALNPKPRNFTSGEWRYGGGLARVVRTISEGSPGTAMAAFANLPMGDRVKLAHYVRSLGPSLAEDNPDDRAWLVPPGSGEGATASGGTAGTPAPAPAAPSGPVISIEDAIAALAVPETAPGTVAVPVDAVPVHSVYSERCASCHGMPGEGGSRVRMLGSAPYAYVTTRSLGASPAPWASDPGAFERLVVRGIPGYAMPGNGDLSRGEISELYQHVLKLRALQSTRTSSPRPAGS; via the coding sequence ATGACGAACGAGCACCCGCACGGCCCGGCGCCGCACGGGCACGACGACGACCCGCACGGCGAGTCCCTGTCCAACGTCCTGGCGATCGCGCAGTTCCTCGTCACCGCGGTCGTTCTCGTGGTGGTCGCCGGCCTCGCGTACGTGGCGGGAAGGCATTCCGGCGGCGGTCATGGCGAGGGGAACGCGCCCGCGCCGGCGGCCGCGGCGGCCAATGTCTCGGCCCTGCTCGACCCGACGCCGGAGCTGATCGCGGAGGGAAAGGCGCTCTACGGCGTGAACTGCGCCTCGTGCCACGGGAACACGGGCACGGGAGACGGACCCGCCGCGGCGGCGCTGAATCCAAAGCCGAGGAACTTCACGTCGGGCGAGTGGCGGTACGGAGGCGGCCTGGCGCGCGTGGTTCGCACGATCAGCGAGGGCTCGCCGGGGACGGCGATGGCCGCGTTCGCGAACCTTCCCATGGGCGACCGCGTCAAGCTGGCGCACTACGTCCGTTCGCTCGGACCGAGCCTCGCGGAAGACAACCCGGACGACCGCGCCTGGCTCGTCCCACCCGGCTCGGGCGAGGGGGCGACGGCCTCGGGCGGAACGGCCGGCACGCCGGCCCCCGCGCCGGCAGCGCCCTCCGGGCCCGTGATCTCGATCGAGGATGCGATCGCGGCCCTGGCGGTGCCGGAGACGGCTCCCGGAACCGTGGCCGTCCCGGTCGACGCCGTGCCGGTTCACTCCGTGTACTCCGAGCGGTGCGCCTCCTGCCACGGCATGCCGGGGGAGGGCGGCTCGCGGGTGCGGATGCTGGGCTCGGCGCCCTACGCCTACGTCACGACCCGGAGCCTCGGCGCGTCGCCGGCTCCGTGGGCTTCGGATCCGGGCGCGTTCGAGCGTCTCGTGGTCCGGGGGATCCCGGGGTACGCGATGCCCGGCAATGGAGACCTCTCCCGCGGGGAGATCAGCGAACTGTACCAACACGTCCTCAAGCTACGCGCGCTGCAGTCGACGCGGACCTCGTCGCCGCGGCCCGCGGGGAGCTGA
- a CDS encoding molybdopterin oxidoreductase, translating into MSAPHGAHVDIAALRERVAPIPVRRGVQAMFGIMIAIGAISFLIAVRSDAARDRQLAYASFLVGYVYVLGIALAGTFFTALHYLVGATWSVVVRRVAEAFSSYLPVALGLLLVLLLGIPHLYVWSTHPVVEGGHALDLTKGGWLSPGAFTIRLGLILGLWTLFAWYFRRNSLRQDQTGDVSLTRASGRAAAVFILLFALTATLVAFDLLMSLEPTWYSTIFGVYFFAGLWQAGLAALAIVVVLLRRMGALEGVVNRFHYWDLGKYMFAFSVFWMYIAFSQFMLIWYANLPEETGWMIKRTFTSWGGIGIALIVMRFAIPFFALMPVRVKENEVALVTIAGIILVGHWLDLYWTILPAFSERGVALGWTEIGITLGFLGLFGWTVLHFLSRNPVAAHRDPLFEESVRFHG; encoded by the coding sequence ATGAGCGCGCCGCACGGAGCCCACGTGGACATCGCGGCCCTCCGGGAACGAGTCGCCCCGATCCCGGTCCGGCGCGGGGTGCAGGCCATGTTCGGCATCATGATCGCGATCGGGGCCATCAGCTTCCTGATCGCCGTTCGCTCCGACGCGGCGCGGGATCGACAGCTGGCCTATGCGAGCTTCCTCGTCGGATACGTGTACGTCCTCGGGATCGCTCTCGCGGGGACCTTCTTCACGGCGCTCCACTATCTCGTGGGGGCGACCTGGAGCGTGGTGGTGCGCCGGGTCGCGGAAGCGTTCAGCTCCTATCTCCCGGTCGCGCTCGGGCTCCTCCTCGTCCTCCTGCTCGGGATCCCGCACCTGTACGTGTGGTCCACCCATCCGGTCGTCGAGGGGGGGCACGCGCTGGACCTCACGAAGGGAGGCTGGCTCTCGCCGGGGGCCTTCACGATCCGGCTCGGTCTGATCCTCGGGCTCTGGACCCTCTTTGCCTGGTACTTCCGGCGAAACTCCTTGCGCCAGGACCAGACGGGAGACGTCTCGCTCACGCGCGCGAGCGGCAGGGCGGCGGCGGTGTTCATCCTCCTCTTCGCGCTCACGGCGACCCTGGTCGCGTTCGACCTCCTCATGTCGCTCGAGCCGACCTGGTACAGCACGATCTTCGGGGTCTACTTCTTCGCGGGGCTGTGGCAGGCGGGGCTCGCGGCGCTCGCGATCGTCGTGGTGCTCCTGAGGCGCATGGGCGCGCTCGAGGGCGTGGTGAACCGGTTCCACTACTGGGATCTCGGAAAGTACATGTTCGCGTTCTCGGTCTTCTGGATGTACATCGCGTTCTCCCAGTTCATGCTGATCTGGTACGCCAATCTCCCCGAGGAGACGGGATGGATGATCAAGCGGACCTTCACGAGCTGGGGGGGCATCGGGATCGCGCTCATCGTGATGCGGTTCGCGATCCCCTTCTTCGCGCTCATGCCGGTTCGCGTGAAGGAGAACGAGGTCGCCCTGGTCACGATCGCCGGGATCATCCTGGTCGGGCACTGGCTCGACCTCTACTGGACGATCCTCCCGGCCTTCTCGGAGCGGGGGGTGGCCCTCGGCTGGACCGAGATCGGGATCACCCTCGGCTTCCTGGGGTTGTTCGGATGGACGGTGCTGCACTTCCTTTCCCGGAACCCGGTGGCGGCGCACCGTGACCCCCTGTTCGAGGAGAGCGTGAGGTTCCACGGATGA
- a CDS encoding DUF3341 domain-containing protein, whose product MFNPFDRKPQPTRGVLALYDDPDKLLHAAAIAKEHGFPDLDAYTPYAVHGLSEALGIKKSWVPYVTLVMGLSGAALGLTFMIWTSAYDWPINVGGKPMISLPAFIPITFECGVLIGGTMTLAALLIACGLPNLSKPILDRDLTNDRFGLWIPDSGDAWNEERVIQTLRHTNAVDIRVVRV is encoded by the coding sequence ATGTTTAATCCGTTCGACCGGAAGCCGCAGCCGACCCGAGGCGTGCTCGCGCTCTACGACGATCCGGACAAGCTCCTCCACGCGGCGGCGATCGCGAAGGAGCACGGGTTCCCGGATCTCGACGCGTACACGCCCTACGCGGTTCACGGCCTCTCCGAGGCGCTCGGCATCAAGAAGTCCTGGGTTCCCTACGTGACGCTCGTGATGGGCCTGAGCGGGGCCGCGCTCGGCCTCACCTTCATGATCTGGACCTCGGCGTACGACTGGCCCATCAACGTGGGCGGGAAGCCGATGATCTCGCTCCCCGCGTTCATCCCGATCACCTTCGAGTGCGGGGTGCTCATCGGCGGGACCATGACGCTGGCGGCGCTCCTCATCGCGTGCGGGCTCCCGAACCTGAGCAAGCCGATCCTGGACCGCGATCTCACGAACGACCGGTTCGGCCTCTGGATCCCGGACTCGGGTGACGCCTGGAACGAGGAGCGCGTGATCCAGACGCTGCGCCACACGAACGCCGTCGACATACGGGTGGTGCGTGTCTAG
- a CDS encoding cytochrome c, translated as MSSRELLAIGAALLLASGCTRQKDSTAIEYMPDMAYGPRVAAQHEDPLRPGQSVNRPPVPGTVPRNYTPYRYAQADSLQAQAELVNPLPRTAAVMARGRTVYGNTCIVCHGPQGDGQGSIVPLYPMPPTLHSAKVRGWPDGRIFHVISRGQNLMPSYATQIVPEDRWAVVHFVRALQRSHAPAASDTVRAGAPAPGGAPADTSAPARAASKPAPAHGEALTHAEVAR; from the coding sequence GTGTCTAGCCGGGAGCTTCTCGCCATCGGCGCGGCCCTCCTCCTCGCCTCGGGCTGCACGCGGCAGAAGGACTCGACCGCCATCGAGTACATGCCCGACATGGCGTACGGCCCGCGCGTGGCCGCGCAGCACGAGGATCCGCTCCGGCCCGGGCAGAGCGTGAACCGGCCTCCGGTCCCGGGGACCGTGCCGAGGAACTACACTCCGTACCGGTACGCGCAGGCGGACAGCCTCCAGGCCCAGGCCGAGCTGGTGAACCCGCTCCCGCGCACGGCGGCCGTCATGGCCCGCGGCCGGACGGTCTACGGCAACACGTGCATCGTCTGCCACGGGCCGCAAGGGGACGGGCAGGGGAGCATCGTGCCGCTCTACCCGATGCCCCCCACGCTCCACTCCGCGAAGGTGCGGGGGTGGCCCGACGGCCGCATCTTCCACGTGATCTCGAGGGGACAGAACCTCATGCCGAGCTATGCCACCCAGATCGTTCCCGAGGACCGGTGGGCGGTCGTGCACTTCGTCCGAGCCCTCCAGCGCTCGCACGCGCCGGCGGCCTCGGACACGGTGCGGGCGGGGGCGCCCGCTCCCGGCGGCGCGCCGGCGGACACCTCGGCTCCGGCCCGCGCCGCGTCGAAGCCGGCTCCGGCCCACGGGGAAGCGCTGACGCACGCGGAGGTCGCCCGATGA
- a CDS encoding COX15/CtaA family protein — protein MLTASSNRLSGLLTWTLTLTFVLVVWGGVVRLSGSGLAIPDWPLAEGKLLPRAQHNVLIEYGHRFLAMLVGFSTLAIAILVFRSSAARRGSLAGLTIAALITLAFQVFMGGRVVIEELPVDRVVTHLLLAFGFFGILLMMRLRVGEEIPAAAGSGPAPGDRPPSDPRARGLARFAHIAAGLVFLQAGLGAWVSSSGAALACPDFPACQGTLTPKMEGLVGIHYAHRLGAYTVVLVVLGLLLAAAPARLPGRARWPLRFSGILLATQFLLGVANVLGRVPLLVSAAHLGTALVLFGALLIAAHELRRA, from the coding sequence ATGCTGACGGCATCGTCGAACCGGCTTTCGGGCCTCCTCACCTGGACCCTGACCCTCACGTTCGTCCTCGTGGTGTGGGGCGGCGTGGTCCGGCTGAGCGGTTCGGGTCTCGCGATTCCCGACTGGCCCCTCGCGGAGGGGAAGCTCCTCCCGCGCGCGCAGCACAACGTGCTCATCGAGTACGGGCATCGATTCCTCGCCATGCTCGTGGGCTTCTCGACCCTCGCGATCGCGATCCTGGTCTTCCGCTCCTCCGCCGCGCGGCGCGGCAGCCTGGCCGGCCTGACGATCGCCGCTCTGATCACGCTCGCGTTCCAGGTGTTCATGGGCGGACGGGTCGTGATCGAGGAGCTTCCGGTCGACCGCGTGGTGACCCATCTCCTCCTCGCGTTCGGATTCTTCGGAATCCTCTTGATGATGCGGCTGCGCGTGGGGGAGGAGATCCCGGCCGCCGCAGGGAGCGGACCGGCCCCCGGGGACCGGCCACCTTCGGACCCTCGCGCCCGCGGGCTCGCGCGGTTCGCGCACATCGCGGCGGGGCTCGTCTTCCTTCAGGCGGGCCTGGGCGCCTGGGTGTCTTCGTCCGGCGCCGCGCTCGCGTGCCCCGACTTCCCGGCCTGCCAGGGCACGCTGACCCCGAAGATGGAGGGCCTGGTCGGAATCCACTACGCGCACCGTCTCGGCGCGTACACCGTCGTCCTGGTCGTCCTGGGGCTCCTCCTGGCCGCCGCGCCGGCACGGCTTCCGGGAAGGGCCCGGTGGCCGCTCCGATTCTCGGGTATACTGCTCGCCACCCAGTTCCTCCTTGGTGTCGCCAACGTGCTCGGACGCGTGCCGCTCCTGGTCAGCGCCGCGCACCTGGGAACGGCGCTCGTCCTCTTCGGAGCGCTCCTGATCGCAGCTCATGAGCTTCGCCGTGCGTGA
- the nrfD gene encoding NrfD/PsrC family molybdoenzyme membrane anchor subunit → MSDHVRTGAAALADPPLIDPRKSFGDVTAEVAAPLERKPGMLWKVMFGISLLLTIQFFLEIGWQMYKGIGVWGLNHPVGWAVDITSFVFWIGIGHAGTLISAILHLFRQRWRTAINRSAEAMTIFAVMTAGLFPLIHMGRTWFGYWLVPYPNWRYLWVNFRSPLVWDVFAVTTYLTISLCFWYVGLIPDFASLRDRSTGWRRAIYGVLSLGWRGSERHWQHYERAYMMLAGLSTPLVLSVHSIVSFDFATSILPGWHTTIFPPYFVAGAIFSGFAMVVTLLVIMRKVFQLEEYVTMQHLENMNKIILVTGMMVGYAYATEFFIAMYSGNKFEEFTFINRATGPFAWSYWIMVSCNVLAPQVFWFRRFRRNLAVMFVVSLLVNVGMWFERFTIIVTSLHRDFLPSAWSYYKPTIFDYSVIIGSFGFFFMWFLLFCRFFPTISIAEVKSVLWTAKKAGGDKAVRPMTQEQVHV, encoded by the coding sequence GTGAGCGATCACGTCCGCACCGGCGCGGCCGCGCTCGCCGATCCGCCCCTGATCGACCCGAGGAAGAGCTTCGGCGATGTCACCGCCGAGGTGGCTGCGCCGCTCGAGCGGAAGCCCGGCATGCTCTGGAAGGTGATGTTCGGGATCTCGCTCCTCCTCACGATCCAGTTCTTCCTCGAGATCGGCTGGCAGATGTACAAGGGGATCGGGGTCTGGGGTCTCAATCACCCGGTCGGGTGGGCCGTCGACATCACGAGCTTCGTGTTCTGGATCGGCATCGGCCACGCCGGAACGCTGATCTCGGCGATCCTCCACCTCTTCCGGCAGCGGTGGCGCACGGCGATCAACCGCTCCGCGGAGGCCATGACGATCTTCGCGGTCATGACCGCGGGACTCTTCCCCCTCATCCACATGGGCCGGACGTGGTTCGGCTACTGGCTCGTGCCGTATCCCAACTGGCGCTATCTCTGGGTGAACTTCCGGTCGCCGCTCGTGTGGGACGTGTTCGCGGTCACGACATACCTCACGATCTCCCTCTGCTTCTGGTACGTGGGGCTCATCCCGGACTTCGCGTCGCTGCGCGACCGGTCCACGGGCTGGCGGCGCGCGATCTACGGCGTGCTCTCGCTGGGCTGGCGCGGCTCCGAGCGCCACTGGCAGCACTACGAGCGCGCCTACATGATGCTCGCGGGCCTCTCGACGCCCCTCGTGCTCTCGGTGCACAGCATCGTGTCCTTCGACTTCGCCACGTCGATCCTGCCGGGCTGGCACACGACGATCTTCCCGCCCTACTTCGTGGCGGGCGCCATCTTCTCGGGCTTCGCGATGGTGGTGACGCTCCTCGTGATCATGCGGAAGGTGTTCCAGCTCGAGGAGTACGTCACGATGCAGCACCTCGAGAACATGAACAAGATCATCCTCGTGACCGGGATGATGGTGGGATACGCCTACGCGACGGAGTTCTTCATCGCGATGTACAGCGGGAACAAGTTCGAGGAGTTCACGTTCATCAACCGGGCGACGGGACCGTTCGCCTGGTCCTACTGGATCATGGTGAGCTGCAACGTGCTCGCGCCTCAGGTCTTCTGGTTCCGCCGGTTCCGGCGGAACCTCGCGGTCATGTTCGTGGTGTCGCTCCTCGTGAACGTGGGGATGTGGTTCGAGCGGTTCACGATCATCGTGACGTCGCTCCACCGCGACTTCCTGCCGTCCGCGTGGTCGTACTACAAGCCCACGATCTTCGACTACTCGGTGATCATCGGGTCGTTCGGGTTCTTCTTCATGTGGTTCCTCCTCTTCTGCCGGTTCTTCCCGACGATCTCGATCGCCGAGGTGAAGAGCGTGCTCTGGACGGCGAAGAAGGCGGGCGGGGACAAGGCCGTGCGCCCGATGACGCAGGAGCAGGTCCATGTTTAA
- the coxB gene encoding cytochrome c oxidase subunit II has translation MKTLRHRLAWVLGILLALGTVLAGTAHAWLTNPVTPVAHEVRELFWLAFGVTMFFFVLAEMILLIAIIKFRARPGVAPATFHDNVKLEIVWTAIPTLAMVFLSGPSFQTLQYLETVPKSDLTVEIIGHQWFWEYRYPGHGVVFANEPLVIPSGKIVAADLTSIDVVHSWFVPEFGVKMDANPGRVNHTWFEVERPGTYGGQCAELCGVLHGDMLITVNVVSPEEFERWLAEKKKGA, from the coding sequence ATGAAGACGCTTCGACATCGATTGGCCTGGGTCTTGGGGATCCTCCTCGCGCTCGGAACGGTCCTCGCGGGGACCGCGCACGCCTGGCTCACGAATCCGGTCACCCCCGTCGCTCACGAGGTGCGGGAACTCTTCTGGCTGGCCTTCGGCGTGACGATGTTCTTCTTCGTCTTGGCCGAGATGATCCTTCTCATCGCGATCATCAAGTTCCGGGCGCGCCCCGGGGTGGCGCCGGCCACGTTCCACGACAACGTCAAGCTCGAGATCGTCTGGACCGCGATTCCCACGCTCGCGATGGTGTTCCTGTCGGGACCGTCGTTCCAGACCCTCCAGTACCTCGAGACCGTTCCCAAGTCGGACCTGACCGTGGAGATCATCGGGCACCAGTGGTTCTGGGAATACCGGTACCCCGGGCATGGCGTCGTGTTCGCGAACGAGCCGCTCGTGATCCCGTCGGGGAAGATCGTCGCGGCCGACCTGACCTCGATCGACGTGGTCCACAGCTGGTTCGTCCCCGAATTCGGGGTCAAGATGGACGCGAATCCCGGCCGCGTGAACCACACCTGGTTCGAGGTGGAGAGGCCCGGAACCTACGGAGGGCAGTGCGCCGAGCTCTGCGGCGTGCTCCACGGGGACATGCTCATCACGGTGAACGTCGTCAGCCCCGAGGAATTCGAGCGCTGGCTGGCCGAGAAGAAGAAGGGGGCCTGA
- the ctaD gene encoding cytochrome c oxidase subunit I encodes MEAGTLTRPGAPTPAHAPAAAKPKSVLLDWLLTTDHKKIGVMYVWMSFFFFALGGIFALLMRTQLAAPGLHVLRPDVYNQIMSLHGTFMIFFWTIPVLAGLGNYVVPLQIGARDMAFPRVNAFSFWLLLPAGFLMLAGMWMQGGAAAGGWTSYPPLSDRQYSPGPGMDLWILGLHLAGMSSILGAINFVVTVHNLRAPGMSFLKMPLFTWNVVITQYIILFGTPVLAGALTMLLTDRMFGTAFFHPAAGGDPVLWQHLFWFYSHPAVYIMVLPAMGVISQVLPPFASKRPFGYKGMVLATLGIGVIGFLVWGHHMFASGIDPTLRRFFSFMSMVIAVPTGIKIWSWLATVWGGSIRFRTPMLYGLGFISLFTIGGITGVWLALVPFDVQVHDTYFVVAHLHYVLFGGSLMGIFAGVYYWFPKMSGRMYHEVWGKVHFWLTFIGMNLTFMPMHLVGMRGMPRRIYTYQAQYTLENQIATVGAFVLGVGMLIFMINMLASLRWGKKASDDPWDHAEFNKTLEWTVSSPPPNENFHKIPVIR; translated from the coding sequence ATGGAAGCGGGAACTCTGACACGTCCGGGAGCTCCGACGCCGGCGCACGCGCCCGCGGCCGCGAAGCCGAAGAGCGTCCTCCTGGACTGGCTCCTCACGACCGACCACAAGAAGATCGGCGTGATGTACGTCTGGATGTCGTTCTTCTTCTTCGCTCTGGGCGGGATCTTCGCGCTCCTCATGCGGACGCAGCTCGCGGCGCCGGGTCTCCACGTGCTGCGGCCGGACGTCTACAACCAGATCATGTCCCTCCACGGGACGTTCATGATCTTCTTCTGGACGATTCCGGTGCTCGCGGGGCTCGGAAACTACGTCGTGCCGCTCCAGATCGGAGCGCGCGACATGGCCTTCCCGCGCGTGAACGCGTTCAGCTTCTGGCTCCTTCTCCCCGCCGGGTTCCTGATGCTCGCGGGGATGTGGATGCAGGGCGGCGCGGCCGCGGGCGGCTGGACGAGCTACCCGCCGCTCTCGGACCGGCAGTACTCGCCGGGACCGGGAATGGACCTCTGGATCCTGGGACTCCATCTCGCCGGCATGTCGTCGATTCTCGGCGCGATCAACTTCGTGGTGACGGTGCACAACCTGCGCGCTCCCGGGATGTCGTTCCTCAAGATGCCGCTCTTCACCTGGAACGTCGTGATCACCCAGTACATCATCCTCTTCGGCACGCCGGTGCTCGCGGGGGCGCTGACGATGCTCCTCACGGACCGCATGTTCGGGACGGCGTTCTTCCATCCCGCCGCGGGCGGCGATCCGGTCCTCTGGCAGCACCTCTTCTGGTTCTACTCCCACCCCGCCGTGTACATCATGGTGCTTCCGGCCATGGGCGTGATCTCGCAGGTGCTTCCGCCGTTCGCGTCCAAGCGTCCGTTCGGCTACAAGGGAATGGTCCTCGCGACGCTCGGCATCGGCGTGATCGGCTTCCTCGTCTGGGGCCACCACATGTTCGCGAGCGGAATCGACCCGACCCTTCGTCGGTTCTTCAGCTTCATGTCGATGGTGATCGCCGTTCCGACCGGCATCAAGATCTGGTCCTGGCTCGCCACCGTCTGGGGCGGCTCGATCCGGTTCCGCACGCCGATGCTCTACGGGCTCGGCTTCATCTCGCTCTTCACGATCGGAGGCATCACCGGCGTGTGGCTCGCGCTCGTGCCCTTCGACGTCCAGGTCCACGACACCTACTTCGTCGTGGCCCACCTCCACTACGTGCTCTTCGGCGGCTCCCTGATGGGGATCTTCGCGGGGGTCTACTACTGGTTCCCGAAGATGTCGGGGCGCATGTACCACGAGGTGTGGGGGAAGGTGCACTTCTGGCTCACCTTCATCGGCATGAACCTGACCTTCATGCCGATGCACCTCGTGGGCATGCGCGGGATGCCGAGGCGGATCTACACCTACCAGGCTCAGTACACGCTGGAGAACCAGATCGCCACGGTCGGGGCCTTCGTGCTGGGGGTCGGGATGCTGATCTTCATGATCAACATGCTCGCGAGCCTGAGGTGGGGGAAGAAGGCGAGCGACGATCCCTGGGACCACGCGGAGTTCAACAAGACCCTCGAGTGGACGGTCAGCTCGCCTCCTCCCAACGAGAACTTCCACAAGATCCCGGTCATCCGGTAG